In Vanessa atalanta chromosome 3, ilVanAtal1.2, whole genome shotgun sequence, one genomic interval encodes:
- the LOC125077269 gene encoding transcription factor Sp4-like isoform X2, with product MSSELSKVQVEYISEDKIIKEGCGTQSPLALLAATCSRVGAATMGPDQQQQEKDQQQQHFSPQQQQQAQQQQQQQQVQQQQQQVQQQQQQQQQQQQQQQQQQQQQQQQQQQQQQQQQQQVQQLVHQQVQGDAATLAALQQQYLQQQQPQMRVISTAVVQQLRAQGLSGNELSAAIVNAASTVPNGIQVQQPQVISMQQLQSLLGGGVVSSNDGATYQNAPQQLLQIHPQLLQQQGGGVGGVYGGCVVGGMAPLQAVTVDGQDALFIPAHHAQNFSGMGQVSLVNGQLVRTPVLPAGFLQNVMHLPAEQQATVTIPGTNLTIPLSALTGNQMITIPGTNISIPAGGIQIPTSQAISIPSSTSVQLPVASVANVANVANGGVGMPNGGDSKNGNGKETKSPPSPAGQGGGVAVRGGGVGGMGVVPVQVPVSVANGHTVYHTVHVPVHAPHLQIIPQLQQMQAQPQVANVLTPSGQIQQIQIASLGNVQQGGGGQAGAAQGQPTITLQAVQNQIQDTNNQVQQQQSQAIITSTPSGQQVTVIPTSNMPTLGVGGLGGAVQLVPAVGLPGAVQLAQLPQAQPQAQPQPVIETPFPGQQIQQDPNEPGKWQVVTVSSGNTTTTECEANKNRPNSPNSGKRLMKRVACTCPNCDQGENRLVDRKKQHVCHIPGCNKVYGKTSHLRAHLRWHSGERPFLCNWLFCGKRFTRSDELQRHRRTHTGEKRFECPECSKRFMRSDHLAKHVRIHTKNRITEVATSTQSMYSDSGDDSCDEKMMLTIETMHQGGDNEEKLVMIRPGTKIDPDHIDS from the exons GAGGGCTGTGGCACCCAATCACCCCTTGCATTACTGGCGGCTACCTGCAGTCGTGTAGGCGCCGCCACCATGGGGCCCGATCAGCAGCAGCAGGAAAAAGATCAGCAACAACAACATTTCA GTCCACAGCAGCAACAGCAAGCCCAGCAGCAACAACAGCAGCAGCAAGTACAACAACAACAGCAGCAagtacaacaacaacaacaacagcagcagcaacaacaacaacagcagcagcaacagcaacaacaacagcagcagcagcagcagcagcagcagcagcagcaacaACAACAAGTTCAACAACTAGTCCACCAACAAGTCCAAGGAGATGCTGCTACACTTGCTGCATTACAGCAGCAGTACTTGCAGCAGCAACAGCCTCAGATGAGAGTGATCAGTACAGCTGTTGTACAACAGCTTAGAGCTCAAGGCCTCTCG gGAAATGAGTTGTCAGCAGCTATAGTAAATGCCGCTAGTACTGTCCCAAATGGCATACAAGTGCAGCAACCTCAg gttaTATCAATGCAACAACTGCAGTCATTGTTAGGGGGTGGTGTAGTGTCCAGTAACGACGGTGCCACATATCAAAATGCTCCACAACAACTGTTGCAGATACATCCGCAGCTTTTACAA CAACAAGGAGGCGGAGTGGGGGGCGTGTACGGCGGCTGCGTGGTGGGGGGCATGGCGCCGCTGCAGGCCGTCACCGTGGACGGCCAGGACGCGCTCTTCATCCCCGCGCACCACGCACAG aatTTCTCAGGCATGGGTCAAGTGAGCCTCGTGAACGGTCAGCTAGTGAGGACGCCGGTGCTTCCTGCTGGTTTCCTGCAAAATGTCATGCATTTGCCGGCAG AACAACAGGCCACCGTCACCATCCCCGGTACTAACTTAACAATCCCACTGAGCGCCTTGACCGGCAATCAAATGATCACTATCCCGGGCACGAATATCTCTATCCCGGCGGGCGGGATACAAATCCCGACGAGTCAAGCCATATCGATACCTAGTTCCACGAGCGTCCAATTGCCGGTGGCGAGCGTGGCCAATGTAGCCAACGTCGCCAACGGGGGCGTCGGTATGCCGAATGGGGGGGATTCCAAGAACGGGAATGGGAAGGAGACAAAGTCACCTCCGAGTCCGGCCGGGCAAG GCGGCGGCGTGGCGGTGCGCGGCGGCGGCGTGGGCGGCATGGGCGTGGTGCCCGTGCAGGTGCCCGTGAGCGTGGCCAACGGACACACCGTGTACCACACCGTGCACGTGCCCGTGCACGCGCCGCATCTGCAGATCATCCCGCAGCTGCAGCAG ATGCAAGCGCAGCCGCAAGTCGCGAACGTGCTGACGCCGTCCGGTCAGATACAACAGATACAGATAGCGTCACTTGGAAATGTTCAG CAGGGCGGCGGGGGCCAGGCCGGCGCGGCGCAGGGGCAGCCCACCATCACTCTGCAG GCGGTACAGAATCAAATACAAGATACAAATAATCAAGTGCAACAGCAGCAGTCCCAGGCTATCATAACCAGCACGCCGTCGGGCCAGCAGGTCACCGTCATACCAACTAGCAAT ATGCCGACGCTGGGCGTGGGCGGGCTGGGCGGCGCCGTGCAGCTCGTGCCGGCCGTGGGGCTGCCGGGCGCCGTGCAGCTCGCGCAGCTGCCGCAGGCGCAGCCCCAGGCGCAGCCGCAGCCCGTCATAG AAACACCATTTCCAGGCCAACAGATCCAGCAAGATCCAAACGAGCCTGGGAAGTGGCAAGTGGTAACAGTCAGTTCGGGGAACACCACCACTACTGAATGCGAGGCGAATAAAAACAGGCCCAATAGTCCGAACAGTGGGAAGAGGTTGATGAAGCGAGTCGCGTGCACGTGCCCTAACTGTGATCAAGGAGAAAA CCGACTGGTGGACCGCAAGAAGCAGCACGTGTGTCACATCCCGGGCTGCAACAAGGTGTACGGAAAGACGTCCCACCTGCGCGCGCATCTTCGCTGGCACTCCGGCGAGCGACCTTTCCTTTGTAACTGGCTCTTCTGTGGAAAGAG GTTTACGCGATCAGACGAGTTACAACGACATCGACGTACGCATACAGGCGAAAAACGTTTTGAATGTCCCGAGTGCAGCAAACGGTTCATGCGCTCCGACCACCTCGCCAAGCACGTGCGGATACACACCAAGAATAGAATAACT GAGGTCGCTACGTCAACTCAATCTATGTACTCCGACTCGGGTGATGACAGTTGTGATGAGAAAATGATGCTTACCATAGAAACAATGCACCAAGGCGGTGATAACGAAGAGAAGCTGGTCATGATAAGGCCTGGGACTAAAATAGACCCCGACCACATTGATAGCTAA